DNA from Xanthomonas hyacinthi:
GTCTCGGCCCGTCGCTGCAGAGCCGGCGCGAACTGCTGGTGCTGGCCGACCGGCACCTGTACCAGGCCAAGCACGAGGGCCGCGATCGGGTGATCGGCTAGGGCGCGGCCGCGCAGAGAGCTCCATCCTGCAAGCGCGGCGTGCCTGTATCGACAATGCCCCGCCGCCACTTTGCGACGACCGCACGATGCACGCGCCGCGCTGCGCACGAGGCGCGGTCGGACCGCTGCCGCCAATCCCTACTCCCGAATCCCGGCCTCCCGCACTTCCTCGACGCTGCCGTTCGCCTGCAACTGTTCCACCACCGCGCGCGCGGCCGCGTTGGTGGAAATGCCATGGCCCGGGGCGGCGAGGTCGGCGGTGAAGGCGTGCGCGTTGAGCGCGGCGTCCACGGCCTGTTCGATCGCCTCGGCTTCGGTGTTCAGGCCCAGCGAATGGCGCAGCAGCAGCGCGGCGCTGAGGATGGTGGCGTAGGGGTTGGCGATGCCCTTGCCGGCGATGTCCGGGGCCGAGCCGTGGATCGGCTCGTACAGGCCGATCCGGCCTTCGCCCAGCGACGCCGACGGCAGCAGGCCCAGCGAGCCGGCCAGCATCGAGGCCTCGTCGGTGAGGATGTCGCCGAACATGTTCTCGGTGACGATCACGTCGTACTCGCGCGGCTTGGCCAGCAGGTGCATCGCCATCGAATCGACCAGCTGGTGCTCCAGGCGCACCTCCGGGAATTCGTCGCGGCCGATGCGCGCGGCGACGTCGCGCCACAGCCGCGAGGTCTCCAGCACATTGGCCTTGTCCACCGAGGTGACGTGGTTGCGGCGCTGCTGCGCCAGGCGGAACGCGCTGCGCAGCACCCGCTCGATCTCCTCGACGCTGTAGCGGCACAGGTCGCTGGCGTCGGTGGCGCTGCGGGTCTTGTCGCCGAAGTAGATGCCGCCGGTCAGCTCGCGCACCACCACGATGTCCACGCCGGTGAGCAGGTGCGGCTTGATCGGCGAGGCGTCCAGCGCCGCCGGGTGCGGCTTGACCGGGCGCAGGTTGGCGAACAGGCCCAGGCCGCGGCGGATCGCCAGCAGGCCTTGCTCGGGGCGGATCGTGGCGTTGGGATCGGACCACTTGGGTCCGCCGACCGCGCCCAGCAGCA
Protein-coding regions in this window:
- the leuB gene encoding 3-isopropylmalate dehydrogenase is translated as MHADIVVLPGDGIGPEVTAAAVSVLRSIARRYQHTFEFHEHDIGGIAIDRHGEPLPAATLAACRQADAVLLGAVGGPKWSDPNATIRPEQGLLAIRRGLGLFANLRPVKPHPAALDASPIKPHLLTGVDIVVVRELTGGIYFGDKTRSATDASDLCRYSVEEIERVLRSAFRLAQQRRNHVTSVDKANVLETSRLWRDVAARIGRDEFPEVRLEHQLVDSMAMHLLAKPREYDVIVTENMFGDILTDEASMLAGSLGLLPSASLGEGRIGLYEPIHGSAPDIAGKGIANPYATILSAALLLRHSLGLNTEAEAIEQAVDAALNAHAFTADLAAPGHGISTNAAARAVVEQLQANGSVEEVREAGIRE